Proteins encoded together in one Anopheles darlingi chromosome 3, idAnoDarlMG_H_01, whole genome shotgun sequence window:
- the LOC125954449 gene encoding calcium-binding mitochondrial carrier protein SCaMC-2 isoform X3, translating to MALEQSAAIPAVSGDVLEDFILVFKELLSRYLDIGEDLNVPDDFTQSEMQTGMWWRHLAAGGIAGAVSRTCTAPLDRLKVFLQVQSSKQRISDCLQYMLKEGGVRSLWRGNLINVLKIAPESAIKFAAYEQVKRLIRGKDKRQMTIYERFVAGACAGGVSQTVIYPMEVLKTRLALRKTGEYSSIVDAATKIYRREGLRSFYRGYIPNMLGIIPYAGIDLAVYETLKKKYLSHHETEQPSFWLLLACGSASSTLGQVCSYPLALVRTRLQAQAVTIGPNPDGSVSVAPNMTNVFKRIIQTEGPVGLYRGITPNFIKVLPAVSISYVVYEYTSRALGVNMT from the exons ATGGCCCTCGAGCAGAGCGCGGCGATCCCCGCCGTGAGCGGTGATGTGCTGGAAGATTTCATCCTCGTCTTCAAAGAGCTACTGTCACGG TACTTGGATATCGGTGAGGATCTAAATGTACCTGATGACTTCACGCAAAGCGAAATGCAAACCGGGATGTGGTGGCGCCatctggctgctggtggtattGCCGGAGCGGTGTCGCGGACATGTACCGCTCCCCTAGATCGGCTGAAAGTGTTCCTGCAG GTGCAATCATCGAAACAGCGAATCTCAGACTGCCTGCAGTACATGCTGAAGGAGGGTGGCGTGCGGAGCCTGTGGCGCGGTAATCTGATCAATGTGCTCAAGATCGCGCCCGAAAGTGCGATCAAGTTTGCGGCCTACGAGCAGGTGAAGCGCCTCATCCGAGGCAAGGATAAGCGCCAGATGACGATCTACGAGCGGTTCGTGGCGGGTGCGTGCGCTGGTGGTGTCAGCCAAACGGTGATCTATCCGATGGAAGTATTAAAAACGCGGCTCGCACTCCGAAAGACGGGCGAGTACAGCAGCATCGTTGATGCGGCTACCAAGATCTACCGGCGGGAAGGGCTACGGTCCTTCTATCGCGGCTACATTCCAAACATGCTCGGCATCATCCCGTACGCCGGCATCGATCTGGCGGTGTACGAAACGCTAAAGAAGAAGTACCTTAGCCATCACGAGACGGAACAGCCGAGCTTCTGGTTGCTGCTCGCATGCGGCAGTGCATCCAGTACGCTCGGGCAGGTGTGTTCTTATCCGCTGGCCCTCGTCCGGACGCGATTGCAAGCGCAAG CCGTCACGATTGGTCCGAACCCGGATGGAAGTGTCTCGGTGGCACCGAACATGACCAATGTATTTAAACGAATAATACAAACGGAAGGTCCTGTCGGTCTGTACCGGGGCATCACGCCAAACTTCATCAAAGTATTACCGGCCGTCTCGATCAGTTACGTCGTGTACGAGTATACGAGCCGTGCCCTCGGCGTCAACATGACGTGA
- the LOC125954449 gene encoding calcium-binding mitochondrial carrier protein SCaMC-2 isoform X4, which produces MDTLDSDFYVELVIKYLDIGEDLNVPDDFTQSEMQTGMWWRHLAAGGIAGAVSRTCTAPLDRLKVFLQVQSSKQRISDCLQYMLKEGGVRSLWRGNLINVLKIAPESAIKFAAYEQVKRLIRGKDKRQMTIYERFVAGACAGGVSQTVIYPMEVLKTRLALRKTGEYSSIVDAATKIYRREGLRSFYRGYIPNMLGIIPYAGIDLAVYETLKKKYLSHHETEQPSFWLLLACGSASSTLGQVCSYPLALVRTRLQAQAVTIGPNPDGSVSVAPNMTNVFKRIIQTEGPVGLYRGITPNFIKVLPAVSISYVVYEYTSRALGVNMT; this is translated from the exons ATGGATACGCTGGATAGTGACTTCTATGTGGAGCTTGTGATCAAG TACTTGGATATCGGTGAGGATCTAAATGTACCTGATGACTTCACGCAAAGCGAAATGCAAACCGGGATGTGGTGGCGCCatctggctgctggtggtattGCCGGAGCGGTGTCGCGGACATGTACCGCTCCCCTAGATCGGCTGAAAGTGTTCCTGCAG GTGCAATCATCGAAACAGCGAATCTCAGACTGCCTGCAGTACATGCTGAAGGAGGGTGGCGTGCGGAGCCTGTGGCGCGGTAATCTGATCAATGTGCTCAAGATCGCGCCCGAAAGTGCGATCAAGTTTGCGGCCTACGAGCAGGTGAAGCGCCTCATCCGAGGCAAGGATAAGCGCCAGATGACGATCTACGAGCGGTTCGTGGCGGGTGCGTGCGCTGGTGGTGTCAGCCAAACGGTGATCTATCCGATGGAAGTATTAAAAACGCGGCTCGCACTCCGAAAGACGGGCGAGTACAGCAGCATCGTTGATGCGGCTACCAAGATCTACCGGCGGGAAGGGCTACGGTCCTTCTATCGCGGCTACATTCCAAACATGCTCGGCATCATCCCGTACGCCGGCATCGATCTGGCGGTGTACGAAACGCTAAAGAAGAAGTACCTTAGCCATCACGAGACGGAACAGCCGAGCTTCTGGTTGCTGCTCGCATGCGGCAGTGCATCCAGTACGCTCGGGCAGGTGTGTTCTTATCCGCTGGCCCTCGTCCGGACGCGATTGCAAGCGCAAG CCGTCACGATTGGTCCGAACCCGGATGGAAGTGTCTCGGTGGCACCGAACATGACCAATGTATTTAAACGAATAATACAAACGGAAGGTCCTGTCGGTCTGTACCGGGGCATCACGCCAAACTTCATCAAAGTATTACCGGCCGTCTCGATCAGTTACGTCGTGTACGAGTATACGAGCCGTGCCCTCGGCGTCAACATGACGTGA